One window from the genome of Kryptolebias marmoratus isolate JLee-2015 linkage group LG1, ASM164957v2, whole genome shotgun sequence encodes:
- the LOC108233719 gene encoding pyridoxal phosphate phosphatase, whose amino-acid sequence MAGAFGFKGCQKIRGPQIRGLLEAKDFFLFDCDGVIWHGENAITGAAKVVNSLIRHGKNVVFVTNNCTRPRENYVHKFSRLGFTDVMLDQIFSSSYCSALYLRDVVQVRGQVFVMGCEGLRRELLEAGVPCVEEADDGPDATIYNCTLAPDVKAVLVGHDDKLTFLKLAKASCYLRDPECLFLATDNDPWHPLSGGRILPGSGSLTAALEVASGRKATVIGKPSRFMFECISSQFRGVDPAQCLMVGDRLETDMLFGSNCGLDTMLTLTGVSQLEEAQEYRNSDLTTNHSFVPDYVVDTIADFLPAFEELEEQND is encoded by the exons ATGGCAGGCGCCTTTGGGTTCAAAGGCTGCCAGAAAATACGCGGTCCTCAAATCAGAGGTCTGCTCGAGGCCAAGGACTTCTTCCTCTTCGACTGCGACGGGGTCATATGGCACGGAGAGAACGCGATCACGGGCGCGGCGAAGGTGGTCAACTCTCTGATCCGCCACGGGAAAAACGTGGTGTTCGTCACCAACAACTGCACCAGGCCCCGGGAGAATTACGTGCACAAGTTCTCCCGGCTGGGCTTCACCGACGTGATGCTGGACCAGATCTTCAGCTCGTCGTACTGCTCGGCGCTCTACCTGCGGGACGTGGTCCAGGTCCGCGGCCAGGTGTTCGTCATGGGCTGCGAGGGGCTCCGCAGAGAGCTGCTGGAGGCGGGCGTCCCCTGCGTGGAGGAGGCGGACGACGGTCCCGACGCCACCATCTACAACTGCACCCTGGCTCCGGACGTGAAGGCGGTGCTGGTGGGGCACGACGACAAACTGACTTTTCTCAAACTGGCGAAAGCGTCGTGCTACCTGAGGGACCCCGAGTGTCTGTTTCTGGCCACCGACAACGACCCCTGGCACCCGCTGTCAGGTGGGAGGATCCTCCCAG GTTCGGGGTCCCTGACTGCAGCTCTTGAGGTGGCCTCGGGCCGTAAAGCCACTGTGATCGGTAAGCCCAGCCGCTTCATGTTTGAGTGCATCTCCAGCCAGTTCCGAGGCGTGGACCCCGCCCAGTGCCTGATGGTCGGGGACCGGCTGGAGACCGACATGCTGTTCGGGTCGAACTGCGGCCTGGACACCATGCTCACTCTCACAGGCGTGTCTCAGTTGGAAGAGGCTCAGGAGTACAGAAACAGTGACCTGACCACCAACCACAGCTTTGTGCCTGACTATGTGGTGGACACCATCGCGGATTTCCTCCCAGCTTTTGAGGAACTGGAGGAGCAGAACGATTGA